The sequence aggaaattACATGAATAAAGAGGGGATTGAATCCCGTGATATGTGACACGTATACGTAAATTTAAAGCCTCTAAGTTGATTTGAAACACACATATACCAAATGTCACGGTCTAGCAGACTTAtgatattgtccgctttggccCGAGGCTTCGCGactttaaaacgcgtcacaacGTGCGGCGCCCACTCAacactggctctgataccaaatgtcacagcccattcaatacagcttcaaccttagcaggatcaacagatatgccatgtctagaaatgacgtggcctaaaaataccactttatccatccagaattcacattttgacaatttagcatataaatggctgttacgaagagtttgaagtaccagtctcagatgttcagcattctcctttttcgatttcgaatatacaagaatatcatcgataaatacaataacgaatcggtcaagataatctcgaaagacacAATTCATTATATCCATAAAtacagcaggagcattcgtgagaccgaaaggcataaTCAAAaattcatagtggccatacctggtacgaaaagcagtcttaggcacatcttcttctcgaacttGTACTTGATGATAgtcagaacgaagatcaatcttagagtatacagaagtgccctgaagctgatcaaataaatcatcaatacgatgaagtgggtatttatttttcacagtagcctgattcaattgcctatagtcgatacacattcgcatagtaccatctttctttcgaacaaatcaaactggagctccccaaggtgatacactcggtcaAATATATCCCTTATCAAGAAGATCTTGTAATTGTCCTTCCAATGcatgactttgattgtattgttggcatgtaTGTCTTGACAACCAATCGAGCTActctcgattgttttcatggagtggttcgatttcgacctatTGATGGACCNTTgtatatcaaataaataatgtcaCTTCATCGATACTCACATAAATGTATATAATTGATGCATAGTTACTatgcaacatatcaaaactaaatatataaacataaacTGCTGACAAATTTGCTCTAGATGTGTTAAGTAGGGCTAGATTGGAATATAGAAATGAAATAATATgtttcctcaaattaaaagtgtAATAAGCCattgaaatatatttataaatttttattgttgATGTCATAATTTTTAGGTGAATCTCCTAAAATTAGTACAGAAGTGTAGTTGTTAGGAAATGTGTagctttattttttaattttttatacttATGATAGTTTAAAGTCTCATTTTAATTGATGAGTGGATATGAAGGGATGCACTTACTTGAGTGCTGATGAGTCGTGTTGTCAGGATCTTCAGTCTGGAGAAGGTTTGTGTTCCCGCATTAGCTAACATAGATTGGTTTTATCATTTCTTTTCGGTGGCGTTTTCTACGTTAGATATGAGTCTTATGTATTAAGATCAGGTGCTCTTTTTTTCGGTTCACTAAGTCAACAAGATCATACAGTAGTATTATGATTTTGATACACAAGAGTTTCTCATGAGCTCACTCATTTCAGTACTTCTATCAATCGTGAATGATTAATTACACAACAATAAATGAgaaagaaatataattttttttaatctaattcAATCTTTTAATTGGagaatcaaaaataaatattatgcaaaaataaatatgtattacGAATGGCATCgacttatttttaattaatatgaattctTTCGTCCAAAAGTAGCAATTATTCAAGAattatattactattattattttaattaattattatggtTATTCATCAtcattttttgtttaatattacTACTACATTACATTAATTAAGGATAATTTTGTCAAAAAGGTTTATGAAATGGGGTTAACTAAATTATGGAAGCGCAAAATTGTAAGGTATATATCATCCCACATCCGATTATGAAGAGAATTTGACTAATTAGTAAATAAAGAATTTGACTATcacaacttgggttaatcaatTTTATCAAACAACGATAAATTTAAAGTAGTTTACACAGAAGTCCACCGTGCAGACGTGCTTGCGTGCGCCTATTTCCAATGCGTGACAAGAATATATAGTTTTATTTCTAAACCATACGAATCGcgtgttttaaaataaattcgaGAGAATCCATTCAATTCCTAACTCATTCTATTAGCTTAACATAATGCTTAGATAAGCTTAGACAGTTAATTATTAGTTAGTATAGCAGTTAAGTGGTTGTTAGTTTGTTAATGAGTATTCATGTATAAACAGCTGTAAAACATTCATTCTTTCAGTAAGGAAAAACGAGGAAATGTTCTCAATCTCCTTTCCTTCAATTCTCACtcaatatggtatcagagcaaaccGCTCAGCCCTTAATTGAAGATCTCCGATCAAATCAGAGTGCTCGTCGCTCGCATACTCCGTCAATCTGATTGTATTCATCCGCCTGAATCCAATCGATTTAATCGCTCTTTTGCTTGGGTTTCTTCTGCAATGGCACAAGAGATCACACATTCTGATGATTCCATGAGTTCATACTACATACATCATTCTGAAAATCCAGGACTCATCCTCGTCTCGCAGCTGCTGACCGGAGATAACTTTGCCTCCTGGTATCGAGCTATGATAATAGCTCTTTCTGTAAAAAATAAGCTgggatttgtagatggatcagTCCTCAAGCCTGATAATTCTGATCCAAGTTTGTTGACTTCATGGAAAAGAAACAACAATATGGTGATCTCGTGGATACTCAATTCCGTTTCAAAGGAAATATCAGCAAGTATTATTTTTGCGGAATCAGCCTTGGAAATTTGGCAAGACCTCAAGGATCGATTTCAGCAAAGCAATGGCCCGAGAATTTTTCAACTAAGGCGTGAATTGATCAATCATCGTTAGGGCCAAACATCTGTAAGCGTATACTTCACGAAGCTTAAGACTATTTGGGAAGAACTTAACCATTTCAGACCTCAATGTGTTTGTGGAAGCTGCTGTGAAGGGATTA comes from Primulina huaijiensis isolate GDHJ02 chromosome 2, ASM1229523v2, whole genome shotgun sequence and encodes:
- the LOC140971878 gene encoding uncharacterized protein, with product MAQEITHSDDSMSSYYIHHSENPGLILVSQLLTGDNFASWYRAMIIALSVKNKLGFVDGSVLKPDNSDPSLLTSWKRNNNMGQTSVSVYFTKLKTIWEELNHFRPQCVCGSCCEGIRKLELHHQMDYVLAFFMGLNESFSQVRSQILLIDHLPSINKVFSMIIQEERQRQFGSQEDDWQGYKSGESICFRSSQGL